A portion of the Homo sapiens chromosome 16, GRCh38.p14 Primary Assembly genome contains these proteins:
- the FCSK gene encoding L-fucose kinase has protein sequence MEQPKGVDWTVIILTCQYKDSVQVFQRELEVRQKREQIPAGTLLLAVEDPEKRVGSGGATLNALLVAAEHLSARAGFTVVTSDVLHSAWILILHMGRDFPFDDCGRAFTCLPVENPEAPVEALVCNLDCLLDIMTYRLGPGSPPGVWVCSTDMLLSVPANPGISWDSFRGARVIALPGSPAYAQNHGVYLTDPQGLVLDIYYQGTEAEIQRCVRPDGRVPLVSGVVFFSVETAERLLATHVSPPLDACTYLGLDSGARPVQLSLFFDILHCMAENVTREDFLVGRPPELGQGDADVAGYLQSARAQLWRELRDQPLTMAYVSSGSYSYMTSSASEFLLSLTLPGAPGAQIVHSQVEEQQLLAAGSSVVSCLLEGPVQLGPGSVLQHCHLQGPIHIGAGCLVTGLDTAHSKALHGRELRDLVLQGHHTRLHGSPGHAFTLVGRLDSWERQGAGTYLNVPWSEFFKRTGVRAWDLWDPETLPAEYCLPSARLFPVLHPSRELGPQDLLWMLDHQEDGGEALRAWRASWRLSWEQLQPCLDRAATLASRRDLFFRQALHKARHVLEARQDLSLRPLIWAAVREGCPGPLLATLDQVAAGAGDPGVAARALACVADVLGCMAEGRGGLRSGPAANPEWMRPFSYLECGDLAAGVEALAQERDKWLSRPALLVRAARHYEGAGQILIRQAVMSAQHFVSTEQVELPGPGQWVVAECPARVDFSGGWSDTPPLAYELGGAVLGLAVRVDGRRPIGARARRIPEPELWLAVGPRQDEMTVKIVCRCLADLRDYCQPHAPGALLKAAFICAGIVHVHSELQLSEQLLRTFGGGFELHTWSELPHGSGLGTSSILAGTALAALQRAAGRVVGTEALIHAVLHLEQVLTTGGGWQDQVGGLMPGIKVGRSRAQLPLKVEVEEVTVPEGFVQKLNDHLLLVYTGKTRLARNLLQDVLRSWYARLPAVVQNAHSLVRQTEECAEGFRQGSLPLLGQCLTSYWEQKKLMAPGCEPLTVRRMMDVLAPHVHGQSLAGAGGGGFLYLLTKEPQQKEALEAVLAKTEGLGNYSIHLVEVDTQGLSLKLLGTEASTCCPFP, from the exons ATGGAGCAGCCGAAGGGAGTTGATTGGACAGTCATCATCCTGACCTGCCAGTACAAGGACAGTGTCCAGGTCTTTCAGAGAG AACTGGAAGTGCGGCAGAAGCGGGAGCAGATCCCTGCTGGGACGCTGTTACTGGCCGTGGAGGACCCAGAGAAGCGTGTGGGCAGCGGAGGAGCCACCCTCAACGCCCTGCTGGTGGCTGCTGAACACCTGAGTGCCCGGGCAGGCTtcact GTGGTCACATCCGATGTCCTGCACTCGGCCTGGATCCTCATTCTGCACATG GGTCGAGACTTCCCCTTTGATGACTGTGGCAGGGCTTTCACCTGCCTCCCCGTGGAGAACCCCGAGGCCCCCGTGGAAGCCTTGGTCTGCAACCTGGACTGCCTGCTGGACATCATGACCTATCGG CTGGGCCCGGGCTCCCCGCCAGGCGTGTGGGTCTGCAGCACCGACATGCTGCTGTCTGTTCCTGCAAATCCTG GTATCAGCTGGGACAGCTTCCGGGGAGCCAGAGTGATCGCCCTCCCAGGGAGCCCGGCCTACGCTCAGAATCATGGCGTCTACCTAACTGACCCCCAG GGCCTTGTTTTGGACATTTACTACCAGGGCACTGAGGCAGAGATTCAGCGGTGTGTCAGGCCTGATGGGCGGGTGCCACTG GTCTCTGGGGTTGTCTTCTTCTCTGTGGAGACTGCCGAGCGCCTCCTAGCCACCCACGTGAGCCCGCCCCTGGATGCCTGCACCTACCTAGGCTTGGACTCCGGAGCCCGGCCTGTCCAG cTGTCTCTGTTTTTTGACATTCTCCACTGCATGGCTGAGAACGTGACCAGGGAGGACTTCCTGGTGGGGAGGCCCCCAGAGTTGGGGCAAGGCGATGCAGATGTAGCGGGTTATCTGCAGAGCGCCCGGGCCCAGCTGTGGAGGGAGCTTCGCGATCAGCCCCTTACCATGG CCTATGTCTCCAGCGGCAGCTACAGCTACATGACCTCCTCAGCCAGTGAGTTCCTGCTCAGCCTCACACTCCCCGGGGCTCCTGGGGCCCAGATTGTGCACTCCCAGGTGGAG GAGCAGCAGCTTCTGGCGGCCGGGAGCTCTGTGGTCAGCTGCCTGCTGGAGGGCCCTGTCCAGCTGGGTCCTGGGAGCGTCCTGCAGCACTGCCACCTGCAG GGCCCCATTCACATAGGCGCTGGCTGCTTGGTGACTGGCCTGGATACAGCCCACTCCAAGGCCCTGCATGGCCGGGAGCTGCGTGACCTTGTCCTGCAGGGACACCACACGCGGCTACACGGCTCCCCGGGCCACGCCTTCACCCTCGTTGGCCGTCTGGACAGCTGGGAG AGACAGGGGGCAGGCACATATCTCAACGTGCCCTGGAGTGAATTCTTCAAGAGGACAGGTGTTCG AGCCTGGGACCTGTGGGACCCTGAGACGCTGCCCGCAGAGTACTGCCTTCCCAGCGCCCGCCTCTTTCCTGTGCTCCACCCCTCGAGGGAGCTGGGACCCCAGGACCTGCTGTGGATGCTGGACCACCAGGAGGATGGGGGCGAGGCCCTGCGAGCCTGGCGGGCCTCCTGGCGCCTGTCCTGGGAGCAGCTGCAGCCGTGCCTGGATCGGGCTGCCACGCTGGCCTCTCGCCGGGACCTGTTCTTCCGCCAGGCCCTGCATAAGGCGCGGCACGTGCTGGAGGCCCGGCAGGACCTCAGCCTGCGCCCGCTGATCTGGGCTGCTGTCCGCGAGGGCTGCCCCGGGCCCCTGCTGGCCACGCTGGACCAGG TTGCAGCTGGGGCAGGAGACCCTGGTGTGGCGGCACGGGCACTGGCCTGTGTGGCGGACGTCCTGGGCTGCATGGCAGAGGGCCGTGGGGGCTTGCGGAGCGGGCCAGCTGCCAACCCTGAGTGGATGCGGCCCTTCTCATACCTGGAGTGTGGAGACCTGGCAGCGGGCGTGGAGGCGCTTGCCCAGGAGAGGGACAAGTGGCTAAGCAG GCCAGCCTTGCTGGTGCGAGCGGCCCGCCACTATGAGGGGGCTGGTCAGATCCTGATCCGCCAGGCTGTGATGTCAGCCCAGCACTTTGTCTCCACAGAGCAGGTGGAACTGCCGGGACCTGGGCAGTGGGTGGTGGCTGAGTGCCCGGCCCGTGTGGATTTCTCTG GGGGCTGGAGTGACACGCCACCCCTTGCCTATGAGCTTGGCGGGGCTGTGCTGGGCCTGGCTGTGCGAGTGGACGGCCGCCGGCCCATCGGAGCCAGGGCACGCCGCATCCCGGAGCCTGAGCTGTGGCTGGCGGTGGGGCCTCGGCAGGATGAGATGACTGTGAAGATAGTGTGCCGGTGCCTGGCTGACCTGCGGGACTACTGCCAGCCTCATGCCCCAG GGGCCCTGCTGAAGGCGGCCTTCATCTGTGCAGGGATCGTGCATGTCCACTCGGAACTCCAGCTGAGTGAGCAGCTGCTCCGCACCTTCGGGGGCGGCTTTGAGCTGCACACCTGGTCTGAGCTGCCCCACGGCTCTGGCCTGG GCACCAGCAGCATCCTGGCAGGCACTGCCCTGGCTGCCTTGCAGCGAGCCGCAGGCCGGGTGGTGGGCACGGAAGCCCTGATCCACGCAGTGCTGCACCTGGAGCAGGTGCTCACCACTG GAGGTGGCTGGCAGGACCAAGTAGGTGGCCTAATGCCTGGCATCAAGGTGGGGCGCTCCCGGGCTCAGCTGCCACTGAAGGTGGAGGTAGAAGAGGTCACGGTGCCTGAGGGCTTTGTCCAGAAGCTCAATGACCACCTGCTCTTGGTGTACACTGGCAAGACCCGCCTGGCTCGGAACCTGCTGCAG GATGTGCTGAGGAGCTGGTATGCCCGACTTCCTGCTGTGGTGCAGAATGCCCACAGCCTGGTACGGCAAACTGAGGAGTGTGCTGAAGGCTTCCGCCAAG GAAGCCTGCCTCTGCTGGGCCAGTGCCTGACCTCGTACTGGGAGCAGAAGAAGCTCATGGCTCCAGGCTGTGAGCCCCTGACTGTGCGGCGTATGATGGATGTCCTGGCCCCCCACGTGCATGGCCAGAGCCTGGCTGGGGCAGGCGGTGGAGGCTTTCTCTATCTGTTGACCAAGGAGCCACAGCAAAAGGAGGCCTTGGAGGCGGTGCTGGCCAAGACCGAG GGCCTTGGGAATTACAGCATCCACCTGGTTGAAGTGGACACTCAGGGCCTGAGCCTGAAGCTGCTGGGGACCGAGGCCTCAACCTGTTGCCCTTTCCCATGA